The Vulgatibacter sp. genome window below encodes:
- a CDS encoding sigma-54-dependent transcriptional regulator produces the protein MIDDDPGVVSWLVDSLPDEGIDAVGETSALHALELVQAGSFDLVVSDVEMPELRGIDLLHRIQSVRSQQMVLLITAFGSIDTAVEAVRAGAVDFLAKPFPIEALALAIRRALRERQLRREIVRLRASSSSSDEVATGIVARSKAMLQALDLTTRAARSHLPVLLTGESGVGKGALARLIHARSDRAASHFVQINCAALPSGIAEAELFGVRRGAFTDAREDRPGVFEQAHQGTLFLDEVGELPLDIQPKLLQALESNRVRPVGGTTELPADVRIVAATNVELESEIRERRFRADLYHRLNVVRIHIPPLRTRVEDIEPLVDLVLQRIGERSGGGPIGISVQALRWLEGRPWPGNVRELVNAIERAAALTEHEVLTVGDFEVAPCPAGAGSFLDDAARGELTLADLERAYVKHVLGLTAGHKARAAGILGLDRRTLYRKAAELEAGGAEDDLK, from the coding sequence GTGATCGACGACGATCCCGGCGTGGTCTCGTGGCTCGTGGACTCGCTCCCGGATGAGGGCATCGACGCGGTCGGCGAGACCTCCGCGCTGCATGCGCTCGAGTTGGTGCAGGCCGGTTCGTTCGACCTCGTGGTCTCCGACGTCGAGATGCCGGAGCTCCGCGGGATCGATTTGCTCCACAGGATCCAGTCCGTCCGATCGCAGCAAATGGTGCTGCTCATCACCGCGTTCGGATCGATCGATACGGCAGTCGAGGCCGTTCGCGCCGGTGCCGTGGACTTCCTTGCGAAGCCTTTTCCCATCGAGGCCCTCGCACTCGCCATCCGGCGCGCTCTCCGCGAGCGGCAGCTCCGTCGTGAAATCGTTCGCCTCCGCGCCTCCTCTTCCTCCAGCGACGAGGTCGCGACCGGGATCGTGGCGCGAAGCAAGGCGATGCTCCAGGCGCTCGACCTCACGACCCGCGCCGCACGATCACACCTGCCGGTGCTGCTGACAGGCGAGAGTGGCGTTGGCAAAGGAGCCCTCGCGCGGTTGATCCACGCTCGGAGCGATCGCGCTGCCAGTCACTTCGTCCAGATCAACTGTGCGGCGCTGCCCTCCGGAATCGCGGAAGCAGAACTCTTCGGCGTCAGGCGCGGGGCCTTCACCGATGCGCGGGAGGACAGGCCCGGCGTCTTCGAGCAAGCGCACCAGGGAACGCTTTTCCTGGACGAGGTGGGCGAGCTTCCACTCGATATACAGCCCAAGCTGCTGCAGGCCCTCGAGTCGAATCGGGTGCGGCCGGTGGGTGGGACGACGGAGCTACCGGCCGACGTCCGTATCGTCGCGGCGACCAACGTCGAGCTCGAGAGCGAAATCCGCGAGCGCCGTTTCCGGGCGGACCTCTACCACCGCTTGAACGTCGTGCGGATCCACATTCCGCCGCTCCGAACGAGGGTGGAGGACATCGAGCCACTCGTCGATCTCGTCCTGCAGCGGATCGGGGAGCGCAGCGGAGGGGGGCCCATCGGCATCTCGGTCCAGGCGCTGCGTTGGCTCGAGGGTCGGCCCTGGCCGGGGAACGTGCGCGAGCTCGTGAACGCAATCGAGAGGGCGGCGGCCCTGACGGAACACGAGGTGCTCACGGTCGGCGATTTCGAGGTCGCACCGTGTCCGGCAGGCGCTGGCAGCTTCCTGGACGATGCTGCGCGCGGCGAGCTCACGCTCGCCGATCTGGAGCGGGCCTACGTCAAGCACGTTCTGGGTCTCACCGCGGGGCACAAGGCGAGAGCAGCCGGGATCCTCGGCCTCGATCGTCGGACGCTCTATCGCAAAGCGGCCGAGCTCGAGGCCGGCGGCGCTGAGGACGACCTGAAGTGA